A DNA window from Raphanus sativus cultivar WK10039 unplaced genomic scaffold, ASM80110v3 Scaffold3221, whole genome shotgun sequence contains the following coding sequences:
- the LOC130506422 gene encoding uncharacterized protein LOC130506422, translating to MAAAQQVPQGPQIHVQQGPQIHMQQVPPVQVQHDHQVPAQQAPAPQYPQVPIQPVPGVFQVPPPPPAFPMKYVKLGAFQWYHRPYTCSRLEAQLDKCLNTISCPPRHKLGLLSCICAEMQQCGGMECE from the exons ATGGCTGCAGCTCAGCAGGTTCCGCAGGGTCCTCAGATTCATGTGCAGCAGGGTCCGCAGATTCATATGCAGCAGGTTCCGCCAGTTCAGGTTCAGCATGATCATCAGGTTCCAGCTCAGCAGGCCCCAGCGCCACAGTATCCGCAGGTTCCTATTCAGCCAGTTCCAGGGGTCTTCCAGGTTCCACCACCGCCGCCTGCTTTTCCA ATGAAGTATGTGAAACTTGGAGCATTTCAGTGGTACCACAGACCCTACACTTGCTCACGATTGGAGGCACAGTTGGATAAGTGTTTGAACACTATCTCATGCCCACCAAGGCACAAGCTAGGATTGCTGAGTTGTATTTGCGCGGAGATGCAGCAGTGTGGTGGGATGGAGTGCGAGTGA